CTTTTGCCGACCTTTTGGGCTTTGTTGGAACCCGCTTTTTCTGAACCTCAAAACATTTCCGGATAAGCTCGTAAAATTTTTCAATGGCCAGCTCCTTATTCTGAAACTGTGATCGGCTTGACTGAATAACAAGCTGTAATATCCCTTCCTTATTTATCCTGCTCCTGAGCGAATTAAATATTGTGTGCTTTTGAATATCATTCAGCAGTACCGACTTATGCACATCGAAGTTCAACTCCACTTTCGTAGATACTTTGTTTACATTTTGTCCACCCTTACCTCCGCTCCTGCTCGTTTTAAATTCAAGCTCTGAATCGAGGTTAAAATGAGGAATGCCCATTGGTGATATTTTTTTTACAAATTTACAATACAATCTTTACATTTCTTTACATTTGAGCCATGATTAAAAAACTATGTTTCGCCATTTCTATTTTCTCCGCCTGCATTATTCAGGGGCAAAATAATTCTTCACCCCAGCAATATCGTGAAAAGATCAAGCGCTACCTTGATAAAGAAAACGCGCTTGATGGATATTATGCAATTGACAGTACCGGTATCAGCATGTATAGTTCCCCCGAAAACAAGGCAAAACACATTTTCGAGTACAAAGTATATTGGGGTGAAATAAACTGGTTGAAGTTTTTATTCGGGAACTTTCCGTTTGAAGAGATCATTGCGCTGTTGAATGAAAAAAAAGACAATGATATGTACGACAATGCCAGCTTACCCAAAAAAAATATGCCGGCCGATAGTTCATTGAAAGGATTACGTATAGCTATTGATCCGGGCCATATAGCCAATACCATTAAGCAGGCAAAAATGGAGAAAAAATTCATCGACATGAAGGCCGATCCCAAAACCGGTATAAAACAGGATGTTCAGCTTATTGAAGCGCAGCTGACGTTCGCGACCGCCATGCTTCTCAAAGAGCAGCTTGAAAAAGCAGGCGCTACTGTTATGCTCACACGCAATCAACCGGGCGAAAACGCTTTTGGTGTTTCATTTGAACAATGGATGCAATCTTCACTCAAAGCGGCCATTGATTCCGCAATAGTGAATAAAGATATTACCGAGGAAGAAAAACAACTATTCCTCACCAAAAGTGACACTACCGCTATTTTCCGAAAGCTATTCACCAATCTCGAAACCAAAGAACGTGCAAGAAAAATAAATTCATTTCTTCCTGACTTTACGATCATTATACATTACAACGTAGACGAAAAAAATACCGATTGGAAAAAACCTACCAATAAAAATTTCAACATGACATTTGTCGGAGGCAGCTTTATGAAGGATGAAATGGAGAAACCATTGTTCCGTGCCGAATTTTTGCGTTTCCTTCTTTGTGATGATTTGGAAAAGTCGGTCAACTTCTCTTCTTACTTTATTAAAAGCTTTGAAAAAAACCTGACTGTTCCTACAGCCAAGACCGCCGATGCGGATTATTTAAAACAATATTGTTTGCCGACCGAAAAGCCAGGGGTATTTTGCAGAAATCTGACCTTGACCCGTATGGTTCATGGCACAGTGGTTTACGGCGAAACACTTTACCAGGATAATGCAAAGGAACTATTGCTGCTATCTAAAAATGAAATCACTGTTAACGGAATTCCAACTTCCAAAAGAGTTCAGCAGGTTGCTAATGCCTATTATGAAGCGGTAAGGAATTATGTGAAGAATTCCAGATAACTCCGCTGTTTCAAATTTATCACCTTCCATAAATATTTTTCAAGAGCTGTATCTTTTCTCTACCCACTGCATTATGAAGTTTAAGAAACCCTTAAAACTTAAATGCCATGGCTTCAGGAAAAGAAACCCCGCGCCAAAAAATGATCGGGATGATGTATTTGGTGCTCACCGCCCTGCTCGCTTTGAATGTATCGAAAGAAATACTTAATGCGTTCGTAGTTGTAAATGAAAGCCTCGGAAAAACAACAGGTAACTTTACTGTACGCAACGATAAACTTTACGCAGATTTCGACCTTGCCAAAAGCATAGACCCCATAAGGGTTACACCCAACTGGAAAAAAGCAGAAGAAGTAAAAAAGCAATCAAAGGCACTGGATGAATACATAACAAAATTGAAAAAAGAGATTGTTATGAAAACTGAAGGCATTGAAGCTTCTGTGGCCGATACGCTCCAACTGGCATTTGTGAAAAATAAGGACGATAATACCATTACCACTCACCTCATGATCGGTGAATCGGAAGACGGATCAAGAGGATACTCACGCGAACTTAAAAACAAATTACTCACTTATAAATCACTGCTGACATCTTTTATTGACCCAAAGGATAAAAACAAAGTAGATATTGGCATGGTGATCGAAGACCCTAAACATTCTGAAACAAATGAGAATTGGGAACTTTACAATTTTTATGATACGCCGGTGGCCGCAGCCATTACTATCCTTTCCAAATTGCAAAATGATGTAAAGAATGCTGAATCCGTCACCGTTGATTACCTGTTGAAACAATTCGACAATGACATTGTAAAATTCGACACCATTGCTCCAAAAGTGATTCCGCAAAGCAACTACGTTTTACTTGGTGAAGATTACAAAGCTGATGTATTCATCGCCGCCTTCAGCAAAACACAAAAGCCAAATGTGCTTGCGCACGAAATAAATATAAATGATCCGGCTGAAGCAGATAAGCATGACACCCTTCCCGTTAGTCAGGGTATTGGAAAATATGTAAGCAAAACATTGCGTGAAGGAATTTTCAAATGGGGTGGCACCATCTCACTGAAATCATCCAGCGGCAAAAGCATTACTTACCCCTTTCAATCGGAATATGTAGTAGCCCGACCCGCCATCAATGTTTCGGCGGACAAAATGAATGTGTTTTACATGGGGGTTGAAAACCCTATTACCATAGCAGTTCCGGGAATTCCGAATGAACGTATTACTCCCAGCATTAGCACTGGCAATTTAAAAGCTTTGGGTAATGGCAAATACATAGTTACAGGTGTAAACGGAAAAAAAGCTGTTATTTCTGTTACTGCGACACTCGAAAACGGCGAAAAGCGGAATATGGGAAGTATTGATTATAGGGTAAAACCTTTACCTAAACCTTATCCACAATGTGGCAGCGTGGCAAATGGAGGAAGGATGAAACTGGGAGAATTACGTGTACAGGAAGTCTTAAGCGCCAAATATGATCCTAATTTTGATTTTGCCGCTAAATGCACGATTAAATCATTCAAAATAATTGGTTACAAGTCGGGGCAACTATTTGAATTCGCATCAAACACAAATAAATTTACCCCGGATATGAAAAATGTTTTTGATAGACTGAATAGGAATGATAAAATTTTCGTCACTGATATTAAAGCTTTGGGAGGTGATAATAATATACAGCCGTTAAATGAAATGATGATTCAGTTATATTAGCACACGAATTCGAATGAATACAGAAGACAAAGGTCATCAACAGGCGGCAAAATACCATCAAACTGCCGCCGATATTGAGCAGGAACTCAGACAGGTAAATGCTGCAAAACTTGATCCTGCGCAGTTTCAACCTTTGTACGATAAATATTATAAACCCATCTATATATTTATTTTCAGGAGGACCGGTAACGAGGACTTTACTTCCGATCTTGCTTCACAGGTATTCCTCCGGGCGCTCATCAACATAAAAAAATATGAGCACAGGGGCCTGCCTTTTTCTGCATGGCTATTCAGAATCGCGTTCAACGAAATAAATATGTTTTTCAGGAAGACCAATGCACAACGCGTGATAAGTATTGATACAACAAAAATAAATTCCATTGCTGTTGAAGCAGAACTCGAATCAACAGCCGAAACAGATAAACTGTTAATGGACTGCATAGCCGAATTACCGGACGATGCAGTGCAGATCATTGAATTGCGGTATTTTGAAAGCCGTTCATTCAATGAAGTGGCGCGATTATTGGGAATCAGCGAAAGTAATGCCAAAGTAAAAGTGTACAGGATTTTAGATAAACTTAAACAGATCATTCTGAAAAAGAAAAAGTAATTTTGCAAAGTGTAATGAAAAAAATAAAATTCAATATTGACCAACCTGAACCCGGCGACGAGCAGATCAATAAGCATAAAGACTTTAAAAAGCTTTTGTACAAACATGAGCTGGCCACAAAACCACTTTACAAAACCCCTTTGACCTATTACAAAAACCGTAAAACATTTCTTATCATACTCATACTTGCCCTTCTTGTTTACCTTATTGCAGAACTTCTGGACGAGAAAAAACATCCACAACCAATTGAGCAACAGAAGAAAGAGCAAACTAAATAAGGTTTCAGGTTTAAAAAAGTTTCAGGTTTCAGGTGGTTTAAATCATTTCAATAGTCGTACTTACCCTATTTCACCTGAAACTTGAAACCAGAAACCTCAAAAAAATTATTACATTAGTATTCTTAAACCATAAAGGTAAAAAATGACATATCTTGATTTTGAAAAGCCAATAGCTGAACTCATAGAACAACAGGAGAAAATGAAACAAGCGGCGGCTAAAAGTGGGGTTGATATTTCCAAAACTTTACAGGAACTCGATAAAAAAATTGTTGAGCAGCGTACTGAAGTATATAAGAATCTTACCCCCTGGCAAAGAGTACAGGCATCACGCCATCCTGAAAGGCCTTATACTTTAGCCTATATCGAAGCTATCACAGAAGGCAATTTCATTGAATTGCATGGCGACCGAACAGTAAAAGATGATAAGGCCATGGTGGGCGGTTTCGGTTCTGTTAACGGACAAACAGTTATGTTCATTGGTCAGCAAAAAGGAACCAATACCAAAACACGTCAATATCGCAATTTTGGAATGCCAAATCCTGAAGGTTATCGTAAAGCTTTGCGGCTGATGAAAATGGCCGAAAAATTCAATAAGCCTGTTGTTACTTTTATTGATACCCCCGGAGCATATCCCGGATTGGAGGCTGAAGAGCGGGGACAGGGAGAAGCTATTGCCCGAAACCTGTTTGAAATGTCAAAATTGCGGGTACCTATCATTTGTATCATTATCGGGGAAGGTGCTTCGGGCGGAGCCCTTGGCATTGGAGTTGGCGACCGGGTACTGATGCTTGAAAACACCTGGTATTCAGTTATATCACCTGAATCGTGTTCCTCAATACTTTGGCGCAGTTGGGACTTTAAAGAAAAGGCCGCGATAGGCCTTAAACTTACCGCCGATGATATGATGGGCCAGAAACTTATTGATGGGATCATCCGTGAGCCTATTGGCGGGGCACATACCTCCCCTGCAGAAATGTTCTCTATTGTTAAAACCGAAATTCTAAAACATATCGCCGACCTGAAACAAATGAAACCCGATGAACGGATCAAGCAGCGGATAGATAAATTCTGCTCTATGGGCGTGGTAGTTGAAGGCTAGAATAATAATACTCCGGAACCTGCGAAGGGTATGGTTTTATTTTTAAATTTGCACGTATAATTTATTTAAACCCCTTAAACAACATGTTAAAAAAGATCAGTGTGATTGCTCAATTGTCCGTGGCTGTAATATTTGCATCGTGCGGAGCTAAGGAAGAAACAGTTAAAGATTACCAGGAAACAACTGATACGCTAAGCAGTGAAGTGCGTACAGACATGAGTCTCATCCGTGCAAGTATTCCTTCACCCATCTTACTATCAAAACAAATATCAAAAGCGGGTTATTCATATAACAAAGGCGTTCTTAATCCAAGCAGCAAATCCGGCGGATATTCAACAAAGTTCCAGGCGGCTGCTAACCTTGGCGTGTATGGTGCTGATTTTGGGTACGTTGCGGGTTACGGACAATCGCAGGATGTGTTGGAGTATGTGGCGCAGGTTGCCAAACTGGCAAAAACTGTTGGTGTTGAAAGTGCTTTTAATGAAGAATTTGGAAAAGAAGTTACCAAGTTCATAGGTAAGGAAGATACCCTAATGGATGTGATTGATGAAGCATATGGTAAAGCGGAACGGAACCTTAAGTCGAATGACCGGGTTGCAGTTACAGCTCTTATCATTGCTGGCGGATGGATTGAAGGTTTGCATGTAGCTTGTGAAGTTATCGCAGGCAAACCACGCGATACAAAGACAAATAACGCATACAGGAGTGTTTATGACCAGGTGTTTGCCTATCAATATGTAATTGACCTGTTGACACAATATAAAAAGGATGCTGATTGCGCCAAAATGCTGGAAGAGTTGAAGCCCCTGGCTCCAATAATGCAAGGCGCTGCCGGTAATCCGAAGTTGGGCCCGAATGAGTTAGCTCAAATTAAAGCAGCCATAGCGCCTGTGAGAAGTAAAATCACCGGATAAATCGTATATTTTTGAAAATTAAAAGGCTCTGATAATACAGGGCCTTTTTTATTTAGCAAGCTTTTTGATGTATCCACATTAATTCAACCAAAGCATTTTTAGTACCTTAGACAAACAAATGAAACGGATAATCTCCATACTTTTTTTGCTATTCATT
The genomic region above belongs to Bacteroidota bacterium and contains:
- the arfB gene encoding aminoacyl-tRNA hydrolase, with protein sequence MGIPHFNLDSELEFKTSRSGGKGGQNVNKVSTKVELNFDVHKSVLLNDIQKHTIFNSLRSRINKEGILQLVIQSSRSQFQNKELAIEKFYELIRKCFEVQKKRVPTKPKRSAKEKRLKGKKIHSEKKALRRKGF
- a CDS encoding sigma-70 family RNA polymerase sigma factor gives rise to the protein MNTEDKGHQQAAKYHQTAADIEQELRQVNAAKLDPAQFQPLYDKYYKPIYIFIFRRTGNEDFTSDLASQVFLRALINIKKYEHRGLPFSAWLFRIAFNEINMFFRKTNAQRVISIDTTKINSIAVEAELESTAETDKLLMDCIAELPDDAVQIIELRYFESRSFNEVARLLGISESNAKVKVYRILDKLKQIILKKKK
- the gldM gene encoding gliding motility protein GldM produces the protein MASGKETPRQKMIGMMYLVLTALLALNVSKEILNAFVVVNESLGKTTGNFTVRNDKLYADFDLAKSIDPIRVTPNWKKAEEVKKQSKALDEYITKLKKEIVMKTEGIEASVADTLQLAFVKNKDDNTITTHLMIGESEDGSRGYSRELKNKLLTYKSLLTSFIDPKDKNKVDIGMVIEDPKHSETNENWELYNFYDTPVAAAITILSKLQNDVKNAESVTVDYLLKQFDNDIVKFDTIAPKVIPQSNYVLLGEDYKADVFIAAFSKTQKPNVLAHEININDPAEADKHDTLPVSQGIGKYVSKTLREGIFKWGGTISLKSSSGKSITYPFQSEYVVARPAINVSADKMNVFYMGVENPITIAVPGIPNERITPSISTGNLKALGNGKYIVTGVNGKKAVISVTATLENGEKRNMGSIDYRVKPLPKPYPQCGSVANGGRMKLGELRVQEVLSAKYDPNFDFAAKCTIKSFKIIGYKSGQLFEFASNTNKFTPDMKNVFDRLNRNDKIFVTDIKALGGDNNIQPLNEMMIQLY
- a CDS encoding acetyl-CoA carboxylase carboxyltransferase subunit alpha translates to MTYLDFEKPIAELIEQQEKMKQAAAKSGVDISKTLQELDKKIVEQRTEVYKNLTPWQRVQASRHPERPYTLAYIEAITEGNFIELHGDRTVKDDKAMVGGFGSVNGQTVMFIGQQKGTNTKTRQYRNFGMPNPEGYRKALRLMKMAEKFNKPVVTFIDTPGAYPGLEAEERGQGEAIARNLFEMSKLRVPIICIIIGEGASGGALGIGVGDRVLMLENTWYSVISPESCSSILWRSWDFKEKAAIGLKLTADDMMGQKLIDGIIREPIGGAHTSPAEMFSIVKTEILKHIADLKQMKPDERIKQRIDKFCSMGVVVEG
- a CDS encoding N-acetylmuramoyl-L-alanine amidase, yielding MIKKLCFAISIFSACIIQGQNNSSPQQYREKIKRYLDKENALDGYYAIDSTGISMYSSPENKAKHIFEYKVYWGEINWLKFLFGNFPFEEIIALLNEKKDNDMYDNASLPKKNMPADSSLKGLRIAIDPGHIANTIKQAKMEKKFIDMKADPKTGIKQDVQLIEAQLTFATAMLLKEQLEKAGATVMLTRNQPGENAFGVSFEQWMQSSLKAAIDSAIVNKDITEEEKQLFLTKSDTTAIFRKLFTNLETKERARKINSFLPDFTIIIHYNVDEKNTDWKKPTNKNFNMTFVGGSFMKDEMEKPLFRAEFLRFLLCDDLEKSVNFSSYFIKSFEKNLTVPTAKTADADYLKQYCLPTEKPGVFCRNLTLTRMVHGTVVYGETLYQDNAKELLLLSKNEITVNGIPTSKRVQQVANAYYEAVRNYVKNSR